A part of Streptomyces sp. NBC_01497 genomic DNA contains:
- a CDS encoding M23 family metallopeptidase, translated as MITAPLPLVVAVLLATGAPTATAAPPPPVASVPGPPPAASTFPPRAASVLLPAPAGPGPGRRPPPAAAALPAPADTAAVPGPAAGDARAWPVGTRPRVVRGWLPPSSAYGPGHRGVDLAARAGDPVRAAAAGRVSFAGRVAGRGVLSIALSGTGAPPLRITYEPVVPLMRKGDLVRAGQPVGRLAAGPFHCAADCLHWGLLRGTVYLDPLSLLPPDLLRPGPSRLLPLWGAAASSPDPAHTWDGVAPAHVPTGPAGTWARVAPAPAPTAREDPGRGLRTSRS; from the coding sequence ATGATCACTGCGCCTCTTCCGCTGGTCGTCGCGGTACTCCTGGCCACCGGCGCCCCGACCGCCACCGCCGCGCCGCCGCCCCCGGTCGCCTCCGTTCCCGGGCCGCCTCCGGCCGCCTCCACGTTCCCACCGCGGGCCGCTTCCGTCCTCCTCCCGGCTCCGGCCGGCCCCGGGCCGGGCCGCCGGCCGCCGCCGGCCGCCGCCGCGCTCCCGGCCCCGGCCGATACCGCTGCCGTTCCCGGGCCGGCGGCCGGCGACGCGCGGGCCTGGCCGGTGGGCACCCGGCCCCGGGTCGTCCGGGGATGGCTGCCGCCCTCGTCGGCGTACGGGCCCGGGCACCGGGGCGTGGACCTCGCGGCGCGGGCCGGTGACCCGGTGCGTGCCGCGGCCGCGGGCCGGGTGTCCTTCGCGGGCCGGGTCGCGGGACGCGGGGTGCTGTCGATCGCCCTGTCCGGCACCGGTGCGCCGCCCCTGCGCATCACCTACGAACCGGTGGTGCCGCTGATGAGGAAGGGGGACCTGGTGCGGGCGGGGCAGCCGGTGGGGCGCCTCGCCGCGGGGCCCTTCCACTGTGCCGCCGACTGTCTGCACTGGGGGCTGCTGCGCGGGACCGTCTACCTCGATCCGCTCTCGCTGCTTCCGCCGGACCTGCTGCGTCCCGGGCCCTCGCGCCTCCTGCCGCTGTGGGGCGCGGCGGCGTCGTCACCGGATCCCGCGCACACCTGGGACGGGGTGGCGCCGGCGCACGTGCCGACGGGGCCCGCCGGCACCTGGGCCCGGGTGGCGCCGGCCCCGGCTCCGACGGCCCGCGAAGACCCGGGGCGCGGCCTGCGTACGAGCCGGTCCTGA
- a CDS encoding TetR/AcrR family transcriptional regulator: MAEHRTMQRDALLDAARTLLSEGGTEALTFPALAERTGLARSSVYEYFRSRAAVVEELCTVDFPVWAAEVAAAMAAAATPEARIEAYVRTQLALVGDRRHRAVVAISASELDDGAREKIRASHGGLVAMVVAALGDLGHRSPRLAAMLLQGVVDAAVRRIELGAAEQPGEIAEAAVAMALGGVAGRP; the protein is encoded by the coding sequence GTGGCCGAGCACCGGACCATGCAGCGCGACGCCCTGCTCGACGCCGCGCGCACCCTGCTGTCGGAAGGCGGCACCGAGGCCCTGACCTTCCCCGCTCTCGCCGAGCGCACGGGTCTCGCCCGCTCGTCCGTCTACGAGTACTTCCGCTCCCGCGCCGCCGTCGTCGAGGAGCTGTGCACCGTCGACTTCCCGGTGTGGGCGGCCGAGGTGGCCGCCGCCATGGCCGCCGCGGCGACCCCCGAGGCCAGGATCGAGGCGTACGTCCGCACGCAGCTCGCGCTGGTCGGCGACCGGCGTCACCGCGCCGTCGTGGCGATCTCCGCCAGCGAGCTGGACGACGGCGCCCGCGAGAAGATCCGCGCCTCCCACGGCGGGCTCGTCGCCATGGTCGTCGCCGCGCTCGGCGACCTGGGCCACCGCAGCCCCCGGCTGGCCGCGATGCTCCTTCAGGGTGTGGTGGACGCGGCAGTCCGCCGTATCGAACTCGGGGCGGCCGAGCAGCCCGGCGAGATCGCGGAGGCCGCTGTGGCCATGGCGCTCGGGGGCGTCGCCGGGCGGCCCTGA
- the whiG gene encoding RNA polymerase sigma factor WhiG, which produces MPQHTSGSDRTAARSTPPEARSADRPPAPSSLDELWRSYKATGDGRLREQLILHYSPLVKYVAGRVSVGLPPNVEQADFVSSGVFGLIDAIEKFDITRSIKFETYAITRIRGAMIDELRALDWIPRSVRQKARAAERAYATLEAKLRRTPSESEVAAEMGIGVDELHAVFSQLSLANVVALEELLHVGGEGDRLSLMDTLEDTAADDPVEVAEDREQRRLLARAINTLPDREKTVVTLYYYEGLTLAEIGNVLGVTESRVSQIHTKSVLQLRAKLADL; this is translated from the coding sequence ATGCCCCAGCACACCTCCGGGTCCGACCGCACCGCGGCCAGGTCGACACCCCCCGAGGCCCGGAGCGCCGACCGACCGCCGGCGCCCTCGTCGCTCGACGAGTTGTGGCGGTCCTACAAGGCGACGGGCGACGGGCGGCTGCGCGAGCAGTTGATCCTGCACTACTCGCCCCTGGTGAAGTACGTCGCCGGCCGCGTCAGCGTGGGCCTGCCGCCCAACGTGGAGCAGGCCGACTTCGTCTCCTCCGGGGTGTTCGGCCTGATCGACGCCATCGAGAAGTTCGACATCACGCGGTCCATCAAGTTCGAGACGTACGCCATCACCCGCATCCGGGGGGCGATGATCGACGAACTGCGCGCGCTGGACTGGATCCCCCGCTCCGTCCGGCAGAAGGCCCGTGCCGCCGAGCGCGCGTACGCGACCCTGGAGGCGAAGCTCCGGCGTACCCCCTCGGAGAGCGAGGTCGCCGCCGAGATGGGCATCGGGGTCGACGAACTGCACGCGGTTTTCAGCCAGTTGTCCCTCGCCAATGTCGTCGCCCTGGAGGAGCTGCTGCACGTCGGCGGCGAGGGTGACCGGCTCAGCCTCATGGACACCCTGGAGGACACGGCGGCCGACGACCCCGTCGAGGTGGCCGAGGACCGCGAGCAGCGCCGCCTGCTCGCCCGCGCCATCAACACGCTGCCCGACCGGGAGAAGACCGTCGTCACGCTCTACTACTACGAGGGCCTGACACTCGCGGAGATCGGTAATGTCCTCGGCGTCACGGAGAGCAGAGTCAGCCAGATCCACACGAAGTCGGTCCTGCAGCTGCGGGCCAAATTGGCGGATTTGTAG
- the dprA gene encoding DNA-processing protein DprA has protein sequence MTAGTPPAERRARAALTRVIEPGDERGGGWLARFGASRLLELLTGEASEAAACLTGVGPPGLDACRARAAAADPERDLAAAAAVGARFLCPGDAEWPSQLGDLGAAAPIGLWVRGAADLRLWALRSVAVVGARACTPYGAHMAASLAGGLAGSGWVVISGGAFGVDAAAHRGALAAGGATAAVLACGVDTAYPRGHAELIARIAEQGLVVGELPPASHPTRSRFVLRNRVIAALSRGTVVVEAAYRSGSLSTARWALRLGRLTMGVPGPVTSGLSAGVHELLRTEGVLVTDAEEVIELVGGIGELAPVKSGPVLPRDLLGPECARVLEALPAGGTDRLAEVARDAGTTVDAALARLVELHSLGFVERHSDTWRPAAPRRGGGGPARGGA, from the coding sequence GTGACGGCCGGGACGCCGCCCGCGGAGCGGCGCGCGCGGGCGGCCCTGACCCGTGTGATCGAACCAGGTGACGAGAGGGGCGGCGGATGGCTGGCCAGGTTCGGTGCGTCCCGGCTGCTGGAGTTGCTGACGGGCGAGGCCTCCGAGGCCGCGGCGTGCCTGACCGGTGTCGGTCCCCCGGGGCTCGACGCCTGCCGGGCGCGGGCGGCTGCGGCCGATCCCGAACGCGACCTGGCCGCGGCCGCCGCCGTCGGCGCGCGGTTCCTCTGCCCCGGCGACGCGGAGTGGCCGAGTCAGCTCGGCGACCTGGGCGCCGCCGCGCCGATCGGGCTGTGGGTGCGGGGCGCGGCGGATCTGCGCCTCTGGGCGCTGCGTTCGGTCGCCGTGGTCGGCGCACGGGCCTGCACGCCCTACGGCGCCCACATGGCCGCCTCGCTCGCGGGCGGGCTCGCCGGCAGCGGCTGGGTGGTGATCTCGGGCGGCGCCTTCGGCGTGGACGCGGCGGCGCACCGGGGCGCGCTCGCCGCGGGCGGCGCCACGGCCGCCGTACTCGCCTGCGGAGTGGACACGGCCTATCCGCGCGGTCACGCCGAGTTGATCGCACGCATCGCCGAACAGGGTCTCGTCGTCGGGGAATTACCGCCGGCAAGCCATCCGACCCGCAGCAGGTTCGTGCTGCGCAACCGCGTGATCGCCGCGCTCAGCCGGGGCACCGTCGTGGTCGAGGCCGCGTACCGCAGTGGCTCCCTTTCCACGGCCCGCTGGGCGCTGCGGCTAGGACGCCTCACGATGGGGGTGCCCGGGCCGGTCACGAGCGGCCTCTCGGCCGGGGTGCACGAACTGCTGCGCACCGAAGGCGTGCTGGTCACGGACGCGGAGGAGGTGATCGAACTGGTCGGAGGCATCGGTGAACTCGCCCCGGTCAAAAGCGGACCGGTGCTGCCCCGGGACCTGCTTGGGCCGGAGTGCGCGCGGGTCCTTGAGGCACTGCCCGCGGGCGGCACGGACCGGCTGGCCGAGGTGGCGCGCGATGCGGGGACCACGGTGGACGCGGCACTCGCCCGGCTGGTCGAGCTTCACTCGCTCGGGTTTGTCGAACGACACAGCGACACATGGCGTCCCGCCGCGCCACGCCGGGGCGGCGGCGGACCCGCGCGAGGCGGTGCTTGA
- a CDS encoding YifB family Mg chelatase-like AAA ATPase: MAFARACSVALIGVEGVVVEVQADLEPGVAAFTLVGLPDKSLMESKDRVRAAVVNAGVPWPQKKLTVSLSPAFVPKSGSGFDLAVAASVLGAAERIDPRLIADLVLIGELGLDGRVRPVRGVLPAVLAAAEAGYRQVVVPEQTAGEAALVPGVSVLGVRSLAQLIAVLAGEPVPDVPREDAVGRPDAMLSGLVVPGAGVGTGIAPGPAGGERGADLADVAGQTVARTALEVAAAGGHHLLLSGPPGAGKTMLAERLSGVLPPLTGRESLEVTAVHSVAGILPPGEPLVRTAPYCAPHHSATMQALVGGGNGLPRPGAVSLAHRGVLFLDEAPEFSGRALDALRQPLESGHVVVARSAGVVRLPARFLMVLAANPCPCGRRSGPGPGCECPPSVVRRYQARLSGPLLDRVDLRVEVRPVQRADLLGHGERGESTATVAARVREARKRAAERYEGMPWQLNSQVPGHELRTRWPVGPGALAVAERDLERGMLTARGLDRVLRVAWTVADLAGRDRPGEPDVALALELRTGVPRGAAAPVVAP; encoded by the coding sequence ATGGCGTTCGCACGGGCGTGCTCCGTGGCGCTGATCGGTGTCGAGGGCGTGGTGGTCGAGGTCCAGGCGGACCTGGAACCCGGTGTCGCGGCCTTCACCCTGGTCGGACTGCCCGACAAGAGCCTGATGGAGAGCAAGGACCGGGTCCGGGCCGCGGTGGTCAACGCCGGTGTGCCGTGGCCGCAGAAGAAACTCACGGTGAGCCTCAGCCCGGCCTTCGTCCCGAAGAGCGGCAGTGGATTCGATCTCGCGGTGGCCGCCTCGGTGCTCGGGGCGGCCGAGCGCATCGACCCGCGCTTGATCGCCGACCTCGTACTGATCGGGGAACTGGGGCTGGACGGCCGCGTCAGACCGGTGCGCGGTGTGCTGCCCGCGGTGCTCGCCGCGGCGGAGGCGGGCTACCGGCAGGTGGTCGTCCCGGAGCAGACCGCGGGGGAGGCCGCCCTGGTGCCCGGGGTCTCCGTGCTGGGCGTGCGCAGTCTCGCCCAGCTGATCGCGGTGCTGGCCGGTGAACCGGTGCCGGACGTGCCGCGCGAGGACGCGGTGGGCCGTCCCGACGCCATGCTCTCGGGCCTCGTCGTGCCCGGGGCCGGAGTCGGTACGGGCATCGCGCCCGGCCCGGCCGGCGGTGAACGCGGAGCGGACCTCGCGGACGTCGCCGGCCAGACCGTCGCCCGCACCGCACTGGAGGTCGCCGCGGCCGGGGGCCACCACCTGCTGCTGTCCGGCCCGCCGGGCGCCGGCAAGACGATGCTGGCCGAGCGGCTGTCCGGAGTCCTGCCACCCCTGACCGGACGGGAGTCCCTTGAGGTCACCGCGGTGCACTCGGTCGCGGGCATCCTGCCGCCCGGTGAACCGCTGGTGCGGACTGCGCCCTACTGCGCCCCGCACCACTCGGCGACCATGCAGGCGCTCGTCGGCGGTGGCAACGGCCTGCCGAGACCGGGCGCCGTCTCCCTCGCCCACCGCGGGGTGCTGTTCCTCGACGAGGCGCCCGAGTTCTCCGGGCGGGCCCTCGACGCGCTGCGCCAGCCCCTGGAGTCGGGGCACGTGGTGGTGGCGCGCAGCGCCGGGGTCGTCCGGCTGCCCGCCCGGTTCCTCATGGTGCTGGCCGCCAACCCCTGCCCGTGCGGCAGGCGCAGCGGTCCCGGCCCCGGCTGCGAGTGTCCGCCCTCGGTCGTACGCCGCTACCAGGCACGCCTGTCCGGGCCCCTGCTCGACCGGGTGGACCTGCGTGTCGAGGTGCGGCCCGTCCAGCGGGCCGACCTGCTGGGCCACGGCGAGCGGGGCGAGTCGACGGCGACGGTCGCCGCCCGGGTCCGCGAGGCCAGAAAGCGGGCGGCCGAGCGGTACGAGGGCATGCCCTGGCAGCTCAACAGCCAGGTGCCGGGCCACGAACTGCGCACCCGCTGGCCGGTCGGACCCGGCGCGCTCGCTGTGGCGGAGCGCGACCTGGAGCGGGGCATGCTCACCGCGCGGGGCCTCGACCGGGTCCTCAGAGTGGCGTGGACCGTCGCGGATCTCGCCGGCCGCGACCGGCCCGGTGAGCCCGACGTGGCGCTCGCCCTCGAACTGCGCACCGGGGTGCCCCGCGGCGCTGCGGCTCCGGTGGTCGCACCGTGA
- a CDS encoding YraN family protein, which translates to MNATGALGRYGEGLAARLLVGAGMTVLARNWRCGRTGEIDIVAMDADVLVVCEVKTRRAGGFQHPMAAITPVKADRLRRLAACWIERFDGPPPGGVRIDLVGVVLPGRGAPEVEHVRGVA; encoded by the coding sequence ATGAACGCGACGGGGGCACTGGGACGGTACGGAGAGGGACTGGCCGCACGGCTGCTGGTCGGGGCGGGCATGACCGTGCTCGCGCGGAACTGGCGCTGCGGCAGGACCGGCGAGATCGACATCGTGGCGATGGACGCCGATGTGCTGGTGGTCTGCGAGGTGAAGACCCGCAGGGCCGGCGGCTTCCAGCATCCGATGGCGGCGATCACGCCGGTCAAGGCGGACCGGCTGAGACGGCTGGCGGCCTGCTGGATCGAGCGATTCGACGGGCCACCGCCCGGCGGCGTCCGCATCGACCTGGTCGGAGTGGTGCTGCCGGGGCGTGGCGCCCCCGAGGTCGAGCACGTGCGGGGGGTGGCCTGA
- a CDS encoding DUF2469 domain-containing protein — translation MSAEDLEKYETEMELKLYREYRDVVGLFKYVIETERRFYLTNDYEMQVHSVQGEVFFEVTMADAWVWDMYRPARFVKQVRVLTFKDVNVEELNKNDDLELPAG, via the coding sequence ATGAGCGCCGAGGACCTCGAGAAGTACGAGACCGAGATGGAGCTGAAGCTCTACCGGGAGTATCGAGATGTCGTCGGCCTGTTCAAATACGTGATTGAGACCGAACGTCGTTTCTACCTCACCAATGACTACGAGATGCAGGTGCACTCGGTTCAGGGTGAGGTCTTCTTCGAGGTCACGATGGCGGATGCCTGGGTCTGGGACATGTACAGGCCGGCCAGGTTCGTCAAGCAGGTACGCGTCCTGACGTTCAAGGATGTGAACGTCGAAGAGCTGAACAAGAACGACGACCTGGAGCTTCCCGCCGGGTGA
- a CDS encoding NUDIX hydrolase, with protein sequence MSAEPRRVARVILLDSDERILLMHGHEPDDPAKTWWFTPGGGLEGDETREQAVLRELAEETGITQLDLGPVLWRRTCSFPFDGRRWDQDEWYFLGRTAQTATDPAGLTELERRSVSGLRWWTCAELEATRETVYPTRLAGLLRTLLDEGPPGTPVMLDTEIA encoded by the coding sequence GTGTCCGCTGAGCCGCGCCGGGTGGCGCGGGTGATCCTGCTCGACTCCGACGAGCGGATCCTCCTGATGCACGGGCACGAGCCCGACGATCCGGCGAAGACCTGGTGGTTCACGCCGGGTGGGGGCCTGGAGGGCGACGAGACCCGCGAACAGGCAGTGCTCCGCGAACTCGCGGAGGAGACGGGGATCACACAGCTGGACCTGGGTCCGGTGCTGTGGCGCCGGACATGCTCCTTCCCCTTCGACGGCCGGCGCTGGGACCAGGACGAGTGGTACTTCCTCGGGCGTACGGCGCAGACCGCTACCGACCCGGCCGGCCTCACCGAGCTGGAACGGCGCAGTGTCTCGGGGCTGCGCTGGTGGACCTGCGCGGAACTGGAGGCGACGCGTGAGACGGTGTACCCGACCAGGCTCGCCGGGCTGCTGCGTACGCTGCTCGACGAGGGTCCCCCCGGTACGCCGGTGATGCTCGATACCGAAATCGCCTAG
- the lepB gene encoding signal peptidase I — MSSAGRTKGGHGRLGSTLSGLVVAVGCVLFLGGFAWAAVEYQPYTVPTGSMTPTIVAGDKVLAQRISGDDVRRGDVVVFKDSEWGDLPLVKRVVAVGGDAVRCCDKQGRLSVNGVPLDEPYTDKALGGGRAAGANFSADVPVGELFMLGDERANSLDSRVHLQDKEQGSVPRSDVKGRVDAIAWPPAHLIGRPKTFAALPGGISSGGPLRLMAVAVVAGAVLIFLGAALGPLLNRRGRARPAPTPAGERAGVR; from the coding sequence ATGAGCAGCGCAGGACGGACGAAGGGCGGCCACGGCCGCCTCGGCAGCACACTGTCGGGGCTGGTCGTGGCCGTCGGCTGTGTGCTCTTCCTCGGGGGGTTCGCCTGGGCGGCCGTCGAGTACCAGCCGTACACCGTGCCCACCGGGTCGATGACCCCCACGATCGTGGCCGGTGACAAGGTCCTCGCCCAGCGCATATCCGGCGACGACGTCCGCCGGGGCGACGTGGTCGTCTTCAAGGACAGCGAGTGGGGGGACCTGCCGCTCGTCAAGCGGGTCGTCGCCGTGGGCGGCGACGCCGTCAGGTGCTGCGACAAGCAGGGCAGGCTGAGCGTGAACGGCGTGCCGCTCGATGAGCCGTACACCGACAAGGCCCTCGGCGGGGGCCGCGCCGCAGGGGCGAACTTCTCCGCCGACGTCCCCGTCGGCGAACTGTTCATGCTCGGTGACGAGCGGGCCAACTCGCTCGACTCCCGTGTCCACCTTCAGGACAAGGAGCAGGGCTCGGTGCCGCGCTCCGACGTGAAGGGCAGGGTCGACGCGATCGCCTGGCCGCCCGCGCACCTCATCGGCCGCCCGAAGACGTTCGCCGCGCTCCCCGGCGGGATCTCCTCCGGCGGGCCGCTGCGGCTGATGGCGGTCGCCGTGGTCGCGGGAGCCGTCCTGATCTTCCTGGGGGCCGCCCTCGGCCCGCTGCTCAACCGGCGGGGCCGGGCCCGGCCGGCGCCCACTCCCGCGGGGGAGCGGGCCGGTGTCCGCTGA
- the lepB gene encoding signal peptidase I codes for MAVGARSGHEGPEEGREQLAESPEAVTDGVPGEVMDDEETPTHRGGRSRRQRQPGQQRSFWKELPLLIIIALALALVIKTFLVQAFSIPSDSMQDTLQRGDRVLVDKLTPWFGSEPQRGEVVVFHDPGGWLDGEPTPQQNVVQKGLSFIGLMPSAEEKDLIKRVIAVGGDTVSCKKGGKVMVNGHALEEKNYIYPGNTPCDDLPFGPIKVPKGRIWVMGDHRQDSSDSRYHQNLPGNGTVSTKDVVGRAFVVAWPVDRWHFLGVPSTFDQSGLSAAAASTAPAAAGLAGAVPLVLWRRKRLTGSRTAG; via the coding sequence GTGGCGGTCGGCGCACGGTCCGGACACGAAGGACCCGAGGAGGGCCGCGAGCAGCTCGCCGAGTCGCCCGAAGCCGTGACCGATGGAGTGCCTGGTGAAGTGATGGACGACGAGGAGACACCCACCCACAGGGGCGGCAGGTCGCGCAGGCAGCGGCAGCCGGGTCAGCAGCGTTCCTTCTGGAAGGAGCTGCCCCTGCTGATCATCATCGCTCTCGCGCTCGCCCTGGTGATCAAGACATTCCTCGTCCAGGCGTTCTCGATCCCTTCGGACTCCATGCAGGACACCCTGCAGCGGGGCGACCGGGTGCTCGTGGACAAGCTGACTCCGTGGTTCGGCTCGGAGCCGCAGCGGGGCGAGGTCGTCGTCTTCCACGACCCCGGCGGCTGGCTGGACGGCGAGCCGACCCCCCAGCAGAACGTGGTGCAAAAGGGCCTCAGCTTCATCGGCCTGATGCCCTCCGCCGAGGAGAAGGACCTGATCAAGCGGGTCATCGCCGTCGGCGGGGACACCGTGTCCTGCAAGAAGGGGGGGAAGGTCATGGTCAACGGCCACGCGCTGGAGGAGAAGAACTACATCTACCCCGGCAACACCCCTTGCGACGACCTGCCGTTCGGCCCGATCAAGGTCCCCAAGGGCCGTATCTGGGTGATGGGCGACCACCGCCAGGACTCCAGTGACTCCCGCTACCACCAGAACCTCCCCGGAAACGGCACCGTCTCCACAAAGGACGTCGTCGGGCGTGCGTTCGTCGTCGCCTGGCCGGTCGACCGCTGGCACTTCCTCGGCGTTCCCAGCACCTTTGACCAGTCAGGACTCAGTGCGGCGGCGGCCTCGACGGCCCCCGCCGCAGCCGGTCTCGCGGGAGCCGTACCGCTGGTCCTGTGGCGCAGGAAGCGGCTTACCGGCTCCCGTACCGCCGGGTAG
- the lepB gene encoding signal peptidase I yields the protein MDSDAYDTERGPSPSPQRDGDEGPRSVRSEDPPGPGAGGSRNGASAGPEAVSALPEDTEGAWWLLSWRGVLALLVLCVVFALLVSHFVMQPFLIPSGSMEPTLRVGDRVLVDKLAYRFGSAPRRGDVVVFDGTGSFVQEPAGPGPVVSLVRDTAAALGLAGPSDTDYVKRVVGVGGDRVVCCTKGGRIKVNGVAVTEPYVRHGDAPSSVPFDIVVPDGTLFVLGDHRADSRDSRDHLGDPGGGMVPVSKVLGRARWIGWPIGHWASVRGGATAFGRVPAAGGSHG from the coding sequence ATGGACAGCGACGCGTACGACACCGAGCGCGGCCCCTCACCCTCCCCTCAGCGGGACGGGGATGAGGGGCCGCGCTCCGTACGTTCCGAGGACCCTCCGGGCCCCGGCGCCGGCGGCTCGCGGAACGGCGCGTCCGCGGGGCCGGAGGCCGTGTCCGCCCTCCCGGAGGACACCGAAGGGGCGTGGTGGCTCCTCTCCTGGCGCGGGGTGCTCGCCCTCCTCGTCCTCTGCGTGGTCTTCGCCTTGCTGGTCAGCCATTTCGTGATGCAGCCGTTCCTGATCCCGAGCGGTTCGATGGAGCCCACACTGCGCGTCGGTGACCGGGTCCTCGTCGACAAGCTGGCGTACCGCTTCGGTTCGGCACCCCGGCGGGGCGACGTCGTCGTGTTCGACGGCACGGGCTCCTTCGTCCAGGAGCCCGCGGGCCCCGGTCCCGTGGTCTCGCTGGTGCGGGACACGGCCGCCGCCCTCGGGCTCGCCGGCCCCTCGGACACGGACTACGTCAAGCGCGTCGTGGGCGTGGGGGGAGACCGCGTGGTGTGCTGCACGAAGGGCGGAAGGATCAAGGTGAACGGGGTGGCGGTGACGGAGCCGTACGTACGCCACGGTGACGCGCCCTCCAGCGTTCCCTTCGACATCGTCGTGCCCGACGGGACGCTCTTCGTCCTCGGGGACCACCGCGCCGATTCGCGCGACTCCCGCGACCACCTCGGCGACCCCGGGGGCGGCATGGTGCCCGTCTCCAAGGTGCTCGGCCGGGCGCGGTGGATCGGCTGGCCGATCGGCCACTGGGCGTCCGTACGCGGCGGTGCGACGGCCTTCGGGCGTGTACCGGCCGCGGGTGGCTCCCATGGGTAG
- the rplS gene encoding 50S ribosomal protein L19 — protein sequence MSSLLDTVDSASLRTDLPAFRPGDTVNVHVRVIEGNRSRIQQFKGVVIRRQGSGVRETFTVRKVSFSVGVERTFPVHSPIFEKIELVSRGDVRRAKLYYLRELRGKAAKIKEKRDN from the coding sequence ATGTCCAGCCTGCTCGACACCGTCGACTCCGCATCGCTGCGGACCGACCTCCCCGCCTTCCGCCCGGGTGACACGGTCAACGTCCACGTCCGTGTCATCGAGGGCAACCGCTCCCGTATCCAGCAGTTCAAGGGCGTCGTCATCCGTCGCCAGGGTTCGGGCGTCCGCGAGACCTTCACGGTCCGCAAGGTGTCCTTCTCGGTCGGCGTCGAGCGGACCTTCCCGGTGCACAGCCCGATCTTCGAGAAGATCGAGCTCGTCAGCCGCGGCGACGTCCGCCGCGCGAAGCTGTACTACCTCCGTGAACTGCGCGGCAAGGCCGCGAAGATCAAGGAGAAGCGCGACAACTGA
- the trmD gene encoding tRNA (guanosine(37)-N1)-methyltransferase TrmD produces MRLDVVTIFPEYLDPLHVSLVGKARASGLLSVDVHDLRRWAYDRHNTVDDTPYGGGPGMVMKTQPWGDALDDVLARGYEAGAHDPVLVVPTPSGRPFTQKLAVELSERPWLIFTPARYEGIDGRIVDEYATRMPVHEVSIGDYVLAGGEAAVLVITEAVARLLPGVLGNAESHRDDSFAPGAMADLLEGPVFTKPPEWRGRGVPDVLLSGHHGKVARRRRDDALARTAAHRPDMIERCDPASFDKKDRETLSILGWAPEPGGRFWRRPPDVEQ; encoded by the coding sequence ATGAGGCTCGACGTCGTCACGATCTTCCCCGAGTACCTCGATCCGCTGCACGTCTCGCTCGTCGGCAAGGCGCGTGCGAGCGGCCTGCTCTCCGTCGACGTGCACGATCTGCGGCGGTGGGCGTACGACCGCCACAACACCGTCGACGACACCCCGTACGGCGGCGGTCCCGGCATGGTCATGAAGACCCAGCCGTGGGGCGACGCCCTCGACGACGTCCTGGCGCGCGGCTACGAGGCCGGCGCCCATGATCCCGTGCTGGTGGTGCCGACGCCGAGCGGACGGCCCTTCACCCAGAAGCTCGCCGTCGAACTGTCCGAGCGCCCCTGGCTGATCTTCACCCCGGCCCGGTACGAGGGCATCGACGGCCGGATCGTCGACGAGTACGCGACGCGGATGCCGGTCCACGAGGTGTCCATCGGCGACTACGTACTGGCCGGCGGGGAAGCGGCGGTCCTCGTGATCACCGAGGCCGTCGCGCGGCTGTTGCCCGGCGTCCTCGGCAACGCCGAGTCGCACCGCGACGACTCGTTCGCCCCGGGGGCCATGGCCGACCTGCTGGAGGGCCCCGTCTTCACCAAGCCGCCCGAGTGGCGCGGCCGGGGCGTGCCGGACGTGCTGCTGAGCGGCCACCATGGGAAGGTCGCACGCCGGCGCAGGGACGACGCCCTGGCCAGGACCGCCGCGCACCGCCCCGACATGATCGAGCGCTGTGACCCCGCGTCCTTCGACAAGAAGGACCGCGAAACGCTGTCCATCCTCGGCTGGGCGCCGGAACCGGGTGGGCGATTTTGGCGCAGGCCGCCCGACGTGGAACAATAG